The genome window ATTTCTGTAGACCCATGGTGGGTTTTGGGGCAAACTTTTGTTACTGTGATTTCTCCCATCTCCATTGTTGATTTCTACTTTGTATAGCATAGTACACAAGGAAAGTAGACTGTTTAAGTATAGTGGCTAACTATAGtcacttgttttattttggtcATAGTTTTCTGAAGGGCCTCAGAAAGAAATTACAGCTGGTGGTTTCTGCTTCATTTCTTGATGACCTGCAGACCAATCTGCCTGGCCTTAAAAGAACACTTGGGTCCCCCCTATTTTTGATATCCATCTCTGTTGGCCCTAATCAGTGAGTAAATGGATCATCTAGTAGTAGACGAATAAATCATTGGAGCAGTGCTTCAGTCCTGGAGTGGGATGTGTGTCCCCAGCCTTTTCACTGACACCTGGAGCTGATAACGAAAAGCTATGAATAATGGGAGAATGTGTTACCAAATGTAACTGCCTGCAGTTTCTGAATGTAGGCAGGAAAAAAGGTTGAGCTCTGTTGATCTAGAGAGAGGAATGAACCaggataatttaaaattttttcaaaaagcatttcAAGTGCTCTGCTCTAAAAATGACCTCTTGCACAGTTGCTGAAAATGTCATCTTTAAGCCAGTGCACCTGCTCACATTTTTTGTGTGGACAAATGATTGTTACCTAATGTGATGTGGCCTTGTTCTAAGGCATAGGCCCCTAGAAACACTCCTTTCACATATTTCTTTCTGTCCTATTTGTAGCTACGACTGATAGATTGGGGTCTCGCAGAATTCTATCATCCTGCTCAGGAGTACAATGTTCGTGTAGCCTCAAGGTACTTCAAGGGACCAGAGCTCCTCGTGGACTATCAGGTAAACTTGTTTAGCAGAGCTGCTCTGGGCTATTTATACTTGCTTAGGGCTTTTTCTGATTTGCTGTTTATCTAGTCAGTTTGGATACGCTCAAAACCCAGCCATTATTTCACCCTAAAatgctaattttagttttttctcagctagttttttgggggacagagaagtttttaaatctaaaatatcTGCAAAGATTAAATGAAGACTAGAAATTCAGATGAGAACATTTCTAGGAGCcaggaagttaaaaaaatttttttttaaataatctacggccataccaccctgaacatgCCCAGtctcatctaaaaaagaaatttatatcaGAAAAATGGATTTCTACTACCCTTGGCTGATGGGTTGTCCTTATTGCCTTAGATGTATGATTATAGCTTGGACATGTGGAGTTTGGGCTGTATGTTAGCAAGCATGATCTTTCGAAGGGAACCCTTCTTCCATGGACAGGACAACTATGACCAGGTGAGCAAACACTATCTGGTTCTTATTTATTTGGGGGTGAATGCCAAGAAAATAGCATCCTTAGATAGGAGTACTATCCTTGAGCCACTAAATGTCACTCAGTGTCTGCATATGAGCTTTTCTTCAAGATAAAGATTGCACAGAATTTTGTGTTTGCCAGGTCCGCAGAAGTAGAGGCAGATAATGCTATCTATGCCAAACTTCCAAAGTGAATGTGAAGAAGTCAGGCACCTCCTTGTCTAATAAAACTAGATTTTAGTCATTAGATTGTGATGCCCTGTACTTGTGCATCTGTAGAAGATTATTATCATAAGTTGTGTTATTTTAAAGGCAGTTTGGAAATTTGCATTCATGTGAACTTCTTGTCCTTGGGTCTGTCTGCCTACCCTGGACTCGGGTTTGTACCTGGTCCCTAGAGGGTTAGTGGTGTGGAAGTCTTCTGATTCTTTGGTAAAGCGTCCTCATGGGCTCACAGTATGTTCTGAGCTCAGTGATTTGGtcagtttgttttgtgtttcagCTTGTTCGCATTGCCAAGGTTCTGGGTACAGAAGAACTGTATGGGTATCTGAAGAAGTATCACATAGACCTAGATCCACACTTCAATGATATCCTGGGACAGTaagtaagagagagaaagagtgctTTACCTTACCCTGTTTCAGAAGTGGAAAGGTTAGCCAAAATCACTTTCTTTTCCTGTTCTAATTATAGTAAAACGGAAATAGCCGTCTTTTTTCctatgcatattttcttttaacttattgAGATATTTGGGCTTTATGTCTTTTAATCATTTTACTTCTCTGAGAGATAACCTATTAatagaaaaggtaaaacaaaaatcataatgTTACCGAAAAAAGTTTTCTGGTACAGCATAAGCTTCTTTTTAATGGCCAAACTTGGAGAGCGATGATTCTTTCAGTAAGATActtagtttgtttttctattttattttattttattttactttactttattttatttacttcatacCTCGTCAAGGTGGAGAGACTTACAGTTTCTTCTTGTTCTCAGTAATGGTTTTTTTATACAATAGCAAATTTTAAAGTACATTGAGTTTTCAGGTACAGTGCAATAATGTTGAGaagtaaacattttgttaacagttttcaAACAGTATTTTATGTAACCTCTCTGTTCCTGAGGCTAGCCCTGGGAAATATATCTGCTGACCAATAAAAATTACCCACTGTCCTGCATGCCACCCAGAATTGACTAAAAGCCTACCGCATAAAAAATAATCTAGAAAGGTTCCACATATTCTAAATCAGATATTCAGATATAGAAGTTTTACCTAGTTGTGTTTATCTAATCACAGAGCACCACTGTGTTTCAGGATGCTATGCTGTAACTATGGGGCAGTAAGGCAGGCACCAGTTAGAGATTTAACAAGCTTGTAATCAGTACATTATTCTAAGATTTTGTTGGCTTTAACCCTAGTAGATAAGGATTCTTGTTGAATTTGGTCTCTGATTACTgatgcttcatttttcttctcagacATTCACGGAAACGCTGGGAAAACTTTATCCATAGTGAGAACAGACACCTTGTCAGCCCTGAGGCCCTAGATCTTCTGGACAAACTTCTGCGGTATGACCATCAACAGAGACTGACTGCCAAAGAGGCCATGGAGCACCCATACTTCTGTGAGTCTCCAGGGACTGTGTTCAGGGAGTCATTCGTTCAAGAGAGCAAATCTTCCACTCTTTATCTTTGAGACCAGTCAGGAGAATTCTAGGGTATTTGGACTGGATTATTCCAGAATTTGACCACATTTATTGTAGATGATTGAAACAATTTTGTAGATCCATTTCTTGATCACCAAAGGTGTTTGCTTATTCTCTGAATGTATCTCCCTTGAGTTCAGGCTATTTGACTACTCCCTGTTACCCTGAGGTAATAGGTCCCAAGtttctaaaatttgttttcaaacgtatatatatttgtgtggtaACCTAATTGAAGATAATTTCTTCCCTCAGAAAACTAGTAATTAGTTAAGAGTAGTAAGATAAccattgtatattttgaaagaaggagatgaacagatggatggatgaaaggaatTTGAGGAAAGGTAAATAGATATGGAGAGACCTCACTGAAATCCTGACTGAACTGCTCACTTAGAAGTGTGTG of Rhinopithecus roxellana isolate Shanxi Qingling chromosome 20, ASM756505v1, whole genome shotgun sequence contains these proteins:
- the CSNK2A2 gene encoding casein kinase II subunit alpha' isoform X3, with amino-acid sequence MPGPAAGSRARVYAEVNSLRSREYWDYEAHVPSWGNQDDYQLVRKLGRGKYSEVFEAINITNNERVVVKILKQLYQILTDFDIRFYMYELLKALDYCHSKGIMHRDVKPHNVMIDHQQKKLRLIDWGLAEFYHPAQEYNVRVASRYFKGPELLVDYQMYDYSLDMWSLGCMLASMIFRREPFFHGQDNYDQLVRIAKVLGTEELYGYLKKYHIDLDPHFNDILGQHSRKRWENFIHSENRHLVSPEALDLLDKLLRYDHQQRLTAKEAMEHPYFYPVVKEQSQPCADNAVLSSALTAAR